The genomic region CAGGACCGCGCGCCCGTCACGGTGAACAACTTCGTGTTCCTGGCGCTCCACCGCTTCTACGAAGGCGTCGTGTTCCACCGCGTGCTCGACGGCTTCATGGCGCAGACCGGCGACCCGACCGGAACGGGGCGTGGTGGGCCCGGCTACCGCTTCGACGACGAGTTCCACCCCGACCTGACGCACGACGGCCCCGGCGTCCTCAGCATGGCGAACGCCGGCCCGGGCACGAACGGCAGTCAGTTCTTCATCACGTTCGGCCCCACCCCGCACCTCGATGGGCGCCACGCGATCTTCGGACGCGTGACGCAGGGCCTCGAGGTGCTGGACGCGTTGACGCGGGTCGACCCCACGAAGCCGGGCGGGCCCGACCCCGACCGCATCGAACGCGTCGACGTGCTCGCGACCGAATCCGCCTGACGGCGGCGTCCGCCGCGACCCTCAGGCGATCGGCGCGATGCGGGACGCGCGCGCGTCGCGCGCCGCCTTCAGGTGCGCGACGAACGCGTCGAGCGCCACGCCCTTCGCGTCGGGCTCCTGGCGACTGCGGAAACTGACCTCCTGGGCGGCCTCCTCCGCGTCCCCGACCACCACGACGTAGGGCACCTTCAACAGTTCCGCATCGCGGATCTTCGCGTTCATCCGTTCGCTGCGTTCGTCGATCTCCACGCGAACGTCGGCCGCGTCGAGCGCCGCGCGCACGGTGTCGGCGTAACCGAGGTGCCGGTCGGCGATCGGCACGATCCGCACCTGCTCCGGCGCCAACCACAACGGGAAGTCGCCCGCGTAGTGCTCGATCAGGAACCCGATGAGGCGTTCGTGCGTCGAGAGCGGCGCGCGGTGCAGGCACAACGGTTGCTTCAGGGTGCCGTCCTCCGCGGCGTACGTCAGGCCGAACCGCGCGGGCTGCGCGAAATCCACCTGGTTGGTCGCCAACGTGAACTCCCGCCCGATCGCGCTCGTGATCTGCACGTCGATCTTCGGGCCGTAGAACGCCGCCTCGTCCTCCGCCTCCACGAACGGAACGTCGTGCTCGGTGAGGACCTTGCGCACCATCGCTTCGGTCCGGAGCCACAACTCCGGTTCGTCGACGTACTTCTTGCCGAGGCCCGACGCGGCGTGCTTCGACAGACGCATCTCGTACGTCTCGATCCCGAACAGCTCGAAGTACGCCCTGTACAGATCGATGACCGCCAGGAACTCGTCCTCGAACTGCGCCTCGGTGCAGTAGACGTGCGCGTCGTTCATCTGCATGCTGCGGACCCGCATGAGGCCCATCAACGCCCCGGAATCCTCGTAGCGGTAGCAGGTGCCGTACTCCGCCAACCGGAGCGGCAGCTCGCGGTAGCTCCGCGGGCGCGCGTCGTAGATCTTGTGGTGGAACGGACAGTTCATCGGCTTGACGAAGTACCGCACGTCGTCGAGCTCCATCGCCGGGTACATCGCGTCCTCGTAGTACGGCAGGTGCCCGCTCTTGAGGAACAGGTCCTCCTTGCTGAGGTGCGGCGACCGCACCCGCCGGTAGCCCCCCTTGCGCTCCATCTCCTTCGCGAGCGCCTCGATCTCCTCCACCATCACCGCGCCTCGCGGCAACCACAACGGCAGGCCCGGACCGATCTCCTCGTCGAGACGGAACAGCTCGAGGTCCTGCCCCAACCGCCGGTGGTCGCGCTTGCGGGCCTCCTCGACCTGCCACAGGTGGTGCTCGAGCGCCTCCGCCGTCGCGAACGCCACGCCGTACACGCGCTGCAGCATCGGACGCGTCTCGTCGCCGCGCCAGTAGGCGCCGGCGACGCTGGTCAGCTTGAAGTGCGGCGGGATCGCGCCGGTCGAGGGGACGTGCGGACCGCGACACAGGTCCGTGAAGCCCCCCTCGCCGCCCTGCTCGTAGAAGCGGATCGGTGCGTCCTCCGGCAGGTCCCGAATGAGCTCGAGCTTGTAGGGGTCCTCCACCGCCTCGTAGCGCGCCAACGCCTCGTCGCGCGGCAGGACGTACGTCCGCAACGGCATGTCCCGCTTCACGAGGGCGTGCATGCGCTCCTCGAGGCGGGGGAGGTCGTCGACGCTCAACGGTCGGGGGAGGTCCATGTCGTAGTAGAAGC from Trueperaceae bacterium harbors:
- the thrS gene encoding threonine--tRNA ligase, whose translation is MHVTLPDDTELQVPAHATGRDVAEAIGPGLAKAALGTVVNGALSDLMSEVPDGAQVRILTKRDDDWIDLARHTLAHVMAQAVRELLVEEGYPADAAKLAIGPVIEHGFYYDMDLPRPLSVDDLPRLEERMHALVKRDMPLRTYVLPRDEALARYEAVEDPYKLELIRDLPEDAPIRFYEQGGEGGFTDLCRGPHVPSTGAIPPHFKLTSVAGAYWRGDETRPMLQRVYGVAFATAEALEHHLWQVEEARKRDHRRLGQDLELFRLDEEIGPGLPLWLPRGAVMVEEIEALAKEMERKGGYRRVRSPHLSKEDLFLKSGHLPYYEDAMYPAMELDDVRYFVKPMNCPFHHKIYDARPRSYRELPLRLAEYGTCYRYEDSGALMGLMRVRSMQMNDAHVYCTEAQFEDEFLAVIDLYRAYFELFGIETYEMRLSKHAASGLGKKYVDEPELWLRTEAMVRKVLTEHDVPFVEAEDEAAFYGPKIDVQITSAIGREFTLATNQVDFAQPARFGLTYAAEDGTLKQPLCLHRAPLSTHERLIGFLIEHYAGDFPLWLAPEQVRIVPIADRHLGYADTVRAALDAADVRVEIDERSERMNAKIRDAELLKVPYVVVVGDAEEAAQEVSFRSRQEPDAKGVALDAFVAHLKAARDARASRIAPIA
- a CDS encoding peptidylprolyl isomerase is translated as MNEPTLVPPHEERTTRFEAATPVLQPGTAYQADLVTSVGTMRLDLEQDRAPVTVNNFVFLALHRFYEGVVFHRVLDGFMAQTGDPTGTGRGGPGYRFDDEFHPDLTHDGPGVLSMANAGPGTNGSQFFITFGPTPHLDGRHAIFGRVTQGLEVLDALTRVDPTKPGGPDPDRIERVDVLATESA